The Vicia villosa cultivar HV-30 ecotype Madison, WI unplaced genomic scaffold, Vvil1.0 ctg.002494F_1_1, whole genome shotgun sequence genome includes a window with the following:
- the LOC131638966 gene encoding uncharacterized protein LOC131638966 — protein sequence MINAVDVRQQFTNDRSLGSREQFLDWVRNEASKLGFRIVILRSDNGNSRRKAFVVLNCERGGSYVQSNWVLKHEDTGSRKCGCPFKLRATRRVDDLWRLSVICGVHNHALDAKLHGYPMACRLSHEEKIVISDLSIDKVAPRNILADLKRKKPDNVSNIKQVYNERHNLKVLKMGPWSEMQQLLKILGDNKYVSSFRTSEDKVTMRDIFWTHPESIKLFNTFPSVVVIVSIRYA from the coding sequence atgatcaatgcggttgatgtacgacaacaatttacaaatgatcggagcttagGTAGTCGTGAACAATTTCTTGATTGGGTTcgtaacgaagctagtaaacttggatttagaattgttattttaaggtccgacaatggaaatagtaggcgaaaagctttcgttgttttgaattgtgaacggggtgggagttatgtacaatcaaactgggtgctaaaacacgaagacacgggatcgagaaagtgcgggtgtccgtttaagttgcgtgctactcggagggttgatgatttgtggcgtttaagcgtcatttgtggagttcataatcatgccttggatgccaagttacacgggtatccaatggcgtgtcgtttgtctcATGAAGAGAAGATTGTGATTTCGGATTTATCGATAGataaagtggcgcctcgcaacatacttgccgatttgaaacgGAAAAAACCGGAtaacgtttcaaatatcaagcaagtttacaatgaacgacacaatctcaaagttttgaaaatgggcccttggtcggaaatgcaacaacttttgaaaatattaggcgataacaaatatgtgtcaagcttccgaacgtccgaggataaagttacgatgcgtgatattttttggactcatcctgaaagtatcaaattattcaacacatttccatcCGTTGTAGTtattgtaagtatcagatatgcctaa